Genomic window (Syntrophorhabdaceae bacterium):
TCTTGATCTTGAAAAAGACGAGGTCTCCCGGTTTGATTTGGTCCCTCGGTATCTCCGCGCCTGACTGGATGAGCCGGTCTGTCGACACGGGGAGGGCGATGCCCGACCGTTTGTAGACGAAATGGACGAAGCCGCTGCAATCGAATGCGTCCGCGCCTTTCGAGCCGCTCCTGTAGGGATTGCCGTGAAGCCCCACCGCTGTCTGGACGATCTCTTCCCGTACCCGTGAAAGGGAAGGGTCCGATTCGTAGAGCCTCACTTTTTTGGGCGTACCGCAGCCCCCCATAAAAAGGGCGGCGACGAGAAGGATAAGGACCTTCAGGTTTCTTTTTTTCACGGGCGCTG
Coding sequences:
- a CDS encoding C40 family peptidase, giving the protein MKKRNLKVLILLVAALFMGGCGTPKKVRLYESDPSLSRVREEIVQTAVGLHGNPYRSGSKGADAFDCSGFVHFVYKRSGIALPVSTDRLIQSGAEIPRDQIKPGDLVFFKIKKDLHIGIMVNSREFIHASKSRGIALDDLEASYWKRSLLSFRCVLT